One Salvia splendens isolate huo1 chromosome 1, SspV2, whole genome shotgun sequence genomic window, TTGGTACTTGAAATTTTGATCACCCTAGTCTCATCAATATTATTGGAGCCATCAGTATCAATGACATTCCCTGGAGAGCTTGGAGATGGAGTGTGCTTCGAAGAGCTGCTCAATCTAAGTCTAGCCGCACCAGGTTCACTTCTAAGAAGTGGGACTTCAGATAGTGCAGTTTCAACACTTTCATGTTTCCTCTTATTTACAGTTACAAATTTGTTGAGTGACATCTGTACAGTACTTGAGCGCCCAAGCAACTTTTCACTGCAAGGACTATCTTTCTTGGTCAATGTAGATGGCAGATAAGTATGTTTGTCTATTCTGTCTGTAATTTGCTTATCAGGTGTTACAGATAAGTTCATATGCTGATTACTGTGTACTCTGGGCGTTAGCCCTCCACTAGTCTGTTTCATTTTCTCGCTGGACAATTCTCTTAGATCATCGTAACAGTAGGTGGGATACCGTCAGTTTTCGCGTATAATTTATCTTCTCTTTCCTCAGGAACCATAACGCTGTCAGGCAATAATTGCTTTGAAGGTGTTTGTGATCCCTCATGCATAAACTGAACATTAATTCCATGGTCACTCTCATTAAGTTCGTCCACTCTGTTAACTGAATAACTTGCCTCATTGGAAGAATATACCTTCTCCAGAGCATCTCTTAAGGATTTCAATATGGAAGTTTCATCAGAgaaaaatattttccttttatcaGGAGTAACATTTACATCATATGCTTCTGTTGGGACAGAAAAGTTCATAATGACAATAGGATATTGTCTAGAATTAGCACCTCTATATAACTCATTAACAAGCTTGCCAACTTCGGGCATATCAACTGGACGACCATTAACAAAGAAGAACTGCCGATCCCCTATATTCCGGCCGCTTCCATATCCAGGTCTGGAAATAAACTCTTCAACCATGCAACTATCAGATATGTTAAGTGCGAGGGGCTGTAAACAAGAAAAAGTACTTGGGCCAAACACCATGATGATATTCTCTTTTAGGGACCCATTACCCTGTGTCTTCAGCACTACAGACCTTGCATTTTGTCCCAGTGGTATTGGTGCAAACAATTCTAACTCCTTTAGCAATTACAGCGTAGGCCTGAAAACCAATTTCACAACAACCATACAAGCATTTGAGATTTTCCATTTCACACAAACAGAAAACGATGATTGGGCAAATACAGATTTTCTCCGATGAAACAAATGCTGCTCAATGAACCACGGAATACATAAATGAAAGCAAAAGGACTCACGTTTAACAAGCTGATTAATTTGCCATATTCCTTCTGAATATTTCTATGGAATTCTTTGCTCCTCACAGGAAAATTGGAGAACAACGGCAATTCATCATACAATCTGTTGGCACCACCGTCCGCGCAAATACGAATTCGTGCTGCTCTACAAAAGACACCCAACACTTAAAATAAACAaactaatgaaaaaataatgaCTATGAACTCGAAATCACTGTTCTTCCAAATAAGCGGAGTGAATCGCGGGAGGTCCCGGTTCAGAATGACGAGCACGTATGTGAGTGCGGCGGATTGGAAAGGAGGAACGCAGACGAATGACTCATTAACTCCATGACCATACCTCGCTTTCGTTAATGAagatacattaaaaaaaagttacgtttttaatcatttatagacataaatatattagtaatttgttGGCTTTtataaatatgattatgaaaAACAATTTGTTGGCTTTTATAAATTTAGTTGCCTGTAAACACAAATTTCGTTTTTTTAACCAAAACTATATTTGGAGTTTGGGATTTTGCTATAATGAATGTAAACTATGCATGACATATGGCATGTGAACTAGCAATCTCCGTGGCACAAGTATAGCAGATTCACAAATTTTGTTCCAATTTACACAAGTCCAACAcgggaaaaaaaaacaaaaggatAACTTCTAAATCATTTTACTCTAGCGATATGAAAACTGAAAAGATCGCAGTAATTGATTACAGTACAATAATATACTgtagtaattaaattgaatataCAGAGAAGggtgagaaaaataaaatattactactccGCTAGATACCTGTAGTGTATTGTATAGAAACAAAAGAGAGGGACTTAAATAGAGAGAGGGAACCTGAAATTGGATTTCTATGAGCACAGGTTCCAAACCACCTCAGACTGAAGAATAAATAACCCCTAAACATCCATACATTATACACCTCCATAATAGAAAACTCTTCTACATGAAGTAGCTTAGTGATTTCTTCTTTCTCGATCCTCCCTCTCCGTAGAGCTCGTTCCACTGGTTCAGCTCATTCATGTTTTGTGAGTCTGACGACACACTTGCACATACCTGCATTTTCACAAAAAACGACACTTTTAGTTCTCCTGAAATATTCATAATTTCCATTCTTCAAGACAGTGCAGTTCAGTAATTGTAGACATAATGATCAAAATTTTTGATAGAGACTAATAGACTATGAAGACCAGAAAGTTCCAAGTGAGTGAATGAAACGTAGAGATCCAAATTGATCGATATAAACCTGTTCGTGTGCATATTTGAAATCCTCCATACTCAAGGAGCGAACATCTGCACTGCTGTGCAATGGCGGTAATGGTCTATTCTCTTCCAGTGCCAATGCTTTTTCCTGTAAGTTTATATTGGTAAGCGTAAGCTTTACTACATTATCTCATGTATGAAATCGACAAACACGCAAAAAAGGCAGCCTAAAGAATATAATTTCTCAAGCCAGAAATGGAAAAAGGCCAAATGCTTGATCATAGAATCTGAAGATGGGCACATGATAGCAACTGCTATGGTACAGTTTCCACCACTAACAAAAGTCCAGATGAGCAACAAAAAAATAACTAACCTTCTTCTCCTTTTCCAAAATTTCTCTTATAGGACAATGTGCAGCAGTTACACACAGATTCTGTAAACAGAAAGTTTTTCAAATCAGAAGAGTACAAATGAAAGAACGTCccctaaaaaaatagaaatgaaaataaaaaattaagatcAAGGACCTTTAGATCACTTCCTGAATATCCATCTGTCATACTAGCAACTGCTCCAAGATCAACATTTGGAGCAAATTCCTCCTTAGCTAAAATAACCCTTAATATTTTCTCCCGATTTTGAGCATCAGGCAAGTTGACCATTAATCTGCACCAGTTCACACAATATAAATGACTGGTAACAGTTGCCTTTTAGCGAACAAACAAACAAGTTGTAGGTTGTGAGACAGAAAAACCTCCTAGGAAGCCTCCGGATTACAGCCTCATCAAGATCAAAAGGCCTATTTGTGGCTGCAAGCACCAATACACGTTCCTTATCTTTAGTACGCAAACCATCCCAATTCATCATGAATTCATTCTTCATTTTGCGCATTGCTTCATGTTCTCCAGGATTTTCTCGTCTTCCTAACATGCTGTCAACCTACAGCCATAAAGATATAAGAAAAGACAAGGAGTCTAAGAATGGTAAGAAACATTAACGAAACACTACAGCATTGGACAAACCTCATCAACAAAAACAACACTAGGGGCTATCTTGCTGGCCAAAGAGAAGACTGCTTTCACGTATTTCTCTCCTTCACCAAACCACTGATGCAAATAAGAAAATGATCAAAAAAATGTGAGATATGACAAAATAAAGACCAGACTTTGAGGTTAAAtggtaaaatggaaaaataacaaACTGAAGGTCTACGAAGATCTATACTTTAGATGTGATGCTGGACATAGATATGTTGATAAAGTTTGCACCAGCTTCAGTAGCAACAGCTTTTGCAAGCATAGTTTTACCGGTACCAGGAGGCCCAAAAAGCAAAATTCCTTTACAAGGCTGCAAGATTTACATGGTCAGCAAAAAAAGATGCAATACTTAGTAGCGGGTACTTTTGGATCCGACAAACTCCATAAAAACAATGTCTTTACCTTAGTTAGCTGTCCTTTGCTGAACAATTCTGGCCTTTGTAAAGGTAGCATCACCAATTCTTTCAAGGTCTCTTTTACATTTTCCAATGCTCCTATATCTTCAAAAGTGACTCCAATATCACCAGGTGGAATAACCTCAGCAAGGAGCTTTTTCTCAAACTCATTTTCAGTAACCACATCCTGAAACTCAGGCAGTCATCCAATTACACACGAAAGTAATTCAATATATGAAGACTTTATTTAGAGGCTGAATTCTGCACCTTAAGAGATTTCTTCGAGCCCTTATTCTCATTCTGAATGCCATGTAGAATATTGAGCCCATAGTTGATACTACAATACACATTGACATAGAGAAACAGTCAGAACTATCATACCAGAAAGTCCTTCCTTCATCACCAGTTAATTTAGCCTTGTTCATTGCTAAgggaaatatttttaaaatagttaCCTTTCACTTGAAATGACAAGTTTTGGCTCCTTAAGTAGGTCTTCAGAGCGATGCATAAAATGATGGCTCAATGCCCAGCCAATAATTTTTTCAATGTCTATAATCATATTATAACAACCATTTTTAGGATTACCACAAACTGAAGCAGATAACAACCAATTTGAAGATCATTAGTTGTGCAAAATCAACTCACTTTCATTAGTCAAAGCTTGATCTTTAATGCATAGTGAATCGAGATCAGGGCAGTCAAGACAAATTCGATTTAGGACCTACAATTCATGGGAAGAGAGAGCAAAAGTTACACACCGTCACAATTATGACACCAAATCTTATCATCACAAAAACAATACCCACATTCACTGTCAAGTAAAAATAATCCCATAAAGATAACAAAATATCCTCCTGATATTAAAACTAGAAATGTTATACtttaaaaaacaacaaaaatccaCCCAAACAAGCAGAGAGTTCTGAAAATGTCTAATTGTTTTCCTTATCAATTTCTTCTTtgaaacaaaatcaaacaaatttaAGTTTCCCAACGAACTTTATTCTAGAATATAGAAATGTGTAAAAGGGTTTCATCTGAAGTTTTCTAGATACACTTAAGCAGTGTGACTTGTAACAGAAGCTCAACAAGAAAGAATTCAGAATTCAATCcataatactaatatattgGACAGATGTATTTCAGGAATCAGATAATTTTGAAGTAGTGGGCACGGatgaaacaccacaataaaagTTCTCTTGATATATATAAGTGATCTACTAAAGCAACTCCAGGAAGAAACAAAGAGGACTAAGCAGACCAAATAAAATTTAACCTCAAACATAATCAGGCAGATAAAAATGAAGCAGTCATTTATATAAGTTACACACCGTGCGAATGCCACCAATATTTGATAGTGATTTCATTGTTTCAATATCCCGATCCAACTGCTGTTTCCAGTCAACTAAAACCACCTCATCCTGCAATATTGAAAACCAGATTTGTGGTCTGCTTCTCCTTAATGATAGAAATATCATAGAGCAGCAAAAATCTGCTTACCTGGGGAATCTGAATGGTCACCTTGTTTGGAAAAAGACGGCTGAGCTGCTTCAGAATCTTCGGAGTTTCCTTATTCCTATCATGTAATCTACCAAAATTATCCTGTAAAAGGAAAAGGTTTAGTCTTCAAAGAGGTGCAAACTCAATAAAAAAATGAGTGGCCTAAATATCTTTTCATAGTTTTACTAGGTAAGTAGTTATTTAATTCCACAAGCTTTATGGACATTTGAGCTCTCCCCGTGAAATTTGGAGACAAAGAAAACACTAAATATAATTCTACCAATGAAGATGAAAAAAATTAGGTGAATAGAACAGATGATAACAGGATGAGTATAGAAAGTCTCTAATTTAACCAGGCCATACCGGGAAAGCAAGGTCGAGCAATGCTGTTTGGTTGCTTCCAAATTTTGTGAAAAGCAATCCGCCAGAATGAGACTGCATCCATCATACACAAGATGATAGGTTATTTTCTTTCATTTGAGAATAAAAAAAAGCAGGAAGGGGTCAGGAGAGGAGGGGATCGCAACATTAAGAATAAGTATAACCAACACAGCTTAAACTCACTTTCTCCTTGCGGCTGTCTGTCTGAGTATGTGAGGCTATCACAACAATGTTTTCTGGTAATGATTCAAGCTTAACTTTAAAGGCTGCATAAGCCTCAGAATTCCCAACCATGGACTTCTCTACGTCTTTCAATAACAGGATTAATGGACTGGTTTTACATTCTATCAAAGCTACCTACATATGGAAAAAAAGTAGGAGTTTATTGGAAAATACATAATATGCAATAAAAAAGTAGATCAACTTAACATTTATACTTTTACAATGAATTATACCTCAAAAATCTCATTAATGGCAAGCTTATCAATATCATCAGCACTGGAGCTCTCCAGGCGGAGTAAGTCAGCTGCATAGAGTGAAAATGGTCAATGAATGAACAGATTAGATTACTTGATACACAATAGACTGAAGGTCAAAGGATATTACCTGCACAGAAGAAACCATGATCTTCTTCACAGAGGCCTCCAAGATCATTACCTTCTGGAATTGTTCTATCAAATCTAACACCAATTTTGGAAGAGCCATTATCCTCAAAAGCAAGTAACACCTTGCCCCTGTAACCGTAGGTTGGACCCCTGTACAAAATATAGGAAATCACAGCTTACAGAACATAATCCCACCAGATCAAAGAATGCAGTTCCTAAATTAGCAGCTGAGTTACTTTCGAACATGGGCAAATTTTAATTGGATGGGAACATTGAAAGATGTCACTGACTCATTGTTGAAAAAAATCATATCAATCTCCAGATTTAACTGGTCATTGGTCTTTACTTATACGGTAAAGAAACTCGACATATTATCCCACGTAGTTGCATAACCACAGACTTCCATATCTTAAGCACTTAAGAGTAACAGAACCAAAACAGATATATATagtaaaaaagaagaaagttAATTACCTTATGGTAGTTTGAGTAGGAGAAAATCCTGTTGGCAAAGAACCAACATACTTCACCCGGTCACctatcaaaacaacaaaaaatcaaTTAATACAATTTCTCTACAGGCTAAACAAAGATAAGGAAGAAAAGCTTTCAGAGACTTACCCTTTTTGAAGGTATAGGATTTAGATGAAGCCGTAGATGCTTCCTGCTTGGGTTGAGCCTGAGAGCTCATAGTAGAACCCCCAGTAATATCAGCCTCCACACTTGAAGCTGGTTTTTTGAGATGCAGATTCCGTCTGGAATATACAATTGCTCGCTCTAACTTGGTACTTTCTTTCACCGAATCAGTTTCTTTTATTGCCGGTCCCTAGACAAAGAATATAGCTGTGCATCAATAATAAGTAAACTAGTTTCTGGAATAgcaaataacaataataaatttGAACGTAGGTCGCATAGAAACTTACACCAGGTAACAGAACAGTGTCAACAATAAGAAGAGAAACACCAAAATATTTGGCAAGTGCTTTGGTCAATGTTTCCTGGTATATTTCTGAACctataaagaaaagaaaaaccaaATAACATTAAGTTTAGTTGGGAACAGTACACAAAAGTACTTGCACAAATTTCGGGAAAACAAAACTGCATTACCTGCAGGACCTGACAGCAAAATTCTCGGGCATACTGTAGGGAGGTCTGAAGTGAACTTCACATATTTATTGCACTTCAAGTGTATGTATGTGGAAGCAATGAGaacattttttgtgttttcactgccaaaaaattgattaattattatggAAAACCAAAATAATCTGCCGCAGGACAGAACTAAAAGTTAtacttataaatataataaacaaagTTTCATAGACAGGCAAATGAAAGTAAACTATGCAAGTAACTAAGCATGTCATAGAACCCTCCATACCAAGAAATATGAATAAGCAAGAATATcatttacaaaatatatatattaatagatggatatacatatataattatatacagAGCTTATCCCAGCACATTATTAAGTCTCACCAAAACATCGGATGTTATGGAATAAAATTATCTAGAAAGCAGCAGTCAAATAATCACAAGAATTGCCGTAACATATCACTTATAGCTCAATCTCTGTAAATCAGTGTCATACAATTACAGATTTGCAACCGTTTATTCTTTatccattaaaaatattatgGGACAAGAAGCGTTGAGAGTATGAATATGACTTTTACCTCAGATAATAAGGAAAATCCTGAAAAGAAACATCTATGTTATCACAATGCAACAGTCCTTGTCGTAAAGCATCTTTGTAGGCTTCACGTCTCGATGATATTGAAATGGGAGGATCAGAATCCTTGCCCTGATCTCTAACTGCCTTGTGCTCATCAAGAATCTTAGATATCGTGCCACTGATATCAAATTTTGGAGCTATTGAAATTGGAAAGCGATGTCCCAAGGCATTGCTTTGTGGAAGAGTTTTCCCATTCTCAGCAGCAACATTGAATTTTTTAATAGAGACATCAGGAGATAAAACACCATCTTTCTCAGCAACTGGTAACATAGCAACATCGTTAAGGTCAGAAGCATCTTTGTTTCTAGTGTCTTCCATTTCACAAGTAGAAGGTAAAGCTGGTGTCTCAGAAACATGTTTGGCATCTCCAGCATCATGGGATGAAGAAGGAGGGAGAGATAATTCTTCAGGGTGACTCGTTACTGATTCCAGTGTTGCTGCAAAGGGAACATCAGAAGGGTCTCCTGATCTTGCCTCAATATGCAAACCTTTTATGGGCCTTTCATGCACTTCTAACATACTAACCGATGTTGGGTCATCCATCGTAGATGCACTTTCGTTGGTGAGTTGTTGGAAAACCTAATAGTTAGTTAAGGCCATAAAGAGAAGACAGATACTTGTGCCGATGCATAACAGATCATATAATAAACACGCAAAGGAACTAAGTGTTTAGAAAAGAAAGGATACATAAGACCGTTTATCAGACAAGCTGAACACCACCTCATCACCTGCATTTATAGGGATAGTGGTATCCTTGTAATAGTGTTTTCCATTCACTTGTACAGATCCTTTTTTCCCAGTGATTTCAAGCAGCGTATGTGATTCTCCTTCCTGAATCAGACATGGAACCAGCAAACAGATAAACATTGATTCCACTCCAATGGGATGGCGAGAACCATATGTGACTTAAACTCCCAACCAAAATTAACTTCAGCATAGAAGTTTACCTCAGACTCCATGCGCTTCAGTTTGCACAAAGATTTACTAATTGTTTGATCTCTCACGCATAAATCGCATTGGCGGCCTTGGCCAACAGTGTAAGTTGGGCAATGCAAGACAACATGTGGATTCTAGGAGGAAATCATCACACAAATATATTTATGGCCACGCACCATATAATGGTTAAAACACAAGCATGCTTGGGCATAAAATCCCCCACCCCAACACAAAGCTTTAAAAGCAACCCAATTGTCAAACAGAATGCGCAGATACAAAAGTCTGAAGGTGCAGACGTGGTAAATAGCAAATGCTCATCAAGAATTGCTTATGGTTATCTCCACCTAAAAGGTCTAGTCAATCCCAGATCAATGATAAACAAACATACACAAGCGACTACTCTTATACATAAGCAAAAAGAAATTACTCAGCAGAAGGTACTCAGCTTCTGGAAATTCTATTCTCCAGACATTATGATACTCTGTACTAGAGACATCAGAACAAGAACTGGAAAATGATACGGAGTAATACACAGGCGTAACCATATGGCCATATGCATTCGCTAATATCTCAGCATACGAAGCATATCACACAATTGAAATGATAATAGTGAAGAAAAAAACAGGGAGCACTGCAAAAGTATGAGACAATTGACATAAGAGGCCACCCTCCGGAAAGTAGGGAACAAAGTCCAATTTGTAAGAATCTATAAAAGACTCCAACTTGAATAGAACTCTAAAAGATAAATACTAGACTCCTAAACCAAATTAAACTCTAAGATATAAACTTATCTCTAACAAACTAATAGCAACtagataaataatactccctctgtcccataaaaatagcaCATCTTCGGATGGCACGGGTTGTTATGCACAAATTGCCAAATAAATAaatgtctatttttatgggacgaaccaaaatggaaaaattagtttattttatggGAAGGAggtagtaataactaataaaaatCTAATGATGCATATCTATATCAGAAAATGTGTTATCTCGGCATTATGATACTTCATACTGGATAAATCAGAATACGAAAATAGCCTATTTCCtgattattttcaaatatacaGAACAGGAGTGGGACTACCACGAAAAACATTTTCTTTGGACCAGGGCTGAGCTAGATAACTAATCGTGGTGCTAAACAATTCCCTCTCCCCACCCCCAGGTTTCTCTCTAGCACTCTTGGATAGGGGGGGGCTAAATCATTTGTCTAGAAAGTAAA contains:
- the LOC121805743 gene encoding uncharacterized protein LOC121805743, giving the protein MVETRRSSSSSKRPLPSPPSSLPNRKRSKGAEASSSSLNDLPSSEEVVDAVEGKEVIAGSADLDNGGAEKPSEDVTAGQSSEAVVAGDSITDVEKGKSSGPPLNRGKKRQPKTNAGAAWGKLISQSPQNPHVVLHCPTYTVGQGRQCDLCVRDQTISKSLCKLKRMESEEGESHTLLEITGKKGSVQVNGKHYYKDTTIPINAGDEVVFSLSDKRSYVFQQLTNESASTMDDPTSVSMLEVHERPIKGLHIEARSGDPSDVPFAATLESVTSHPEELSLPPSSSHDAGDAKHVSETPALPSTCEMEDTRNKDASDLNDVAMLPVAEKDGVLSPDVSIKKFNVAAENGKTLPQSNALGHRFPISIAPKFDISGTISKILDEHKAVRDQGKDSDPPISISSRREAYKDALRQGLLHCDNIDVSFQDFPYYLSENTKNVLIASTYIHLKCNKYVKFTSDLPTVCPRILLSGPAGSEIYQETLTKALAKYFGVSLLIVDTVLLPGGPAIKETDSVKESTKLERAIVYSRRNLHLKKPASSVEADITGGSTMSSQAQPKQEASTASSKSYTFKKGDRVKYVGSLPTGFSPTQTTIRGPTYGYRGKVLLAFEDNGSSKIGVRFDRTIPEGNDLGGLCEEDHGFFCAADLLRLESSSADDIDKLAINEIFEVALIECKTSPLILLLKDVEKSMVGNSEAYAAFKVKLESLPENIVVIASHTQTDSRKEKSHSGGLLFTKFGSNQTALLDLAFPDNFGRLHDRNKETPKILKQLSRLFPNKVTIQIPQDEVVLVDWKQQLDRDIETMKSLSNIGGIRTVLNRICLDCPDLDSLCIKDQALTNENIEKIIGWALSHHFMHRSEDLLKEPKLVISSESINYGLNILHGIQNENKGSKKSLKDVVTENEFEKKLLAEVIPPGDIGVTFEDIGALENVKETLKELVMLPLQRPELFSKGQLTKPCKGILLFGPPGTGKTMLAKAVATEAGANFINISMSSITSKWFGEGEKYVKAVFSLASKIAPSVVFVDEVDSMLGRRENPGEHEAMRKMKNEFMMNWDGLRTKDKERVLVLAATNRPFDLDEAVIRRLPRRLMVNLPDAQNREKILRVILAKEEFAPNVDLGAVASMTDGYSGSDLKNLCVTAAHCPIREILEKEKKEKALALEENRPLPPLHSSADVRSLSMEDFKYAHEQVCASVSSDSQNMNELNQWNELYGEGGSRKKKSLSYFM